TTGTAGTGTGTGTTTACAGATTTTCTTTGTTCACTGAATTATCCACTTTGGGGGGTAGGATATTGTCTAATTTATCTTTGTATCCTTTGTGTACTGCCAGAGGCATAATAACCAATAACATCAAATAAATAGATGGATTGATAGAATGAATCCCTTTTACAACTATCTTTCATTCTCTGGAACCACTAAAACACAGAAGCTACATCTAATTATCTCATCAAGGCATTGAAGTGTCCTGAATGACTTAAATAAGTGGCAGGCTGAAAAGATTCAAAGCATTTTCAACAAAACTAAAGAACTATATCAGTGGCCTGTGTTTTTAGGCTGAgcagatttttccatttttgctcTCTTCTCACTTGCTATAACAAGCTTTTGAACAACAACAGATGTCATTTTTCATGTGTCTTCCACTTTCCTATTTTAACTCTCAACTCTTTCTCAGAGCTGACAGGAGACACAAGTTCTCCAAATCCTCAGAATGGCGAGTGACAAAACACACCTCGGGAATCCGGCTCAGCGTGAGCACCTGGATGTCATAGAGGGTCTTCTGGACGGAGGGTGAGTACTCGCCTTTGTCATAAGGCCCAGAAAATTTCTCCAAGATGATGTCCCGAACAGTGTCCCTGAAACGCAGGGAAGGAGACTAAGGACTCTCAGGGAAACACATTATAAGAACACATTATTTAAGGAGTGACATTTCTGTGCCCCAGAAAACAATCGTATTGATGGTTTTATAAGAGATTATTCTCCCataaagtcaaaaaacaaaacaaaacaaaactcacttCCCATTTCCCTACagatatacaaacacatacacacacataccactcAGCAAACACTGAATGTACTAGATTGGCACCAGGGCctactggactttttttttttttaaaaaagagagagagagagagagagagagagagagagagagagagagagaatttttaatatttattttttttttagttctcggcggacacaacatctttgttggtatgtggtgctgaggattgaacccgggccacacgcatgccagacgagcacgctaccgcctgagccacatcccccagccccccTAATGgactttttaaagtaaatctcTCACCATGTTTGAAGAACCTGTGAAGCGAACACCCAAATACTCTAACCCACTCACAGCCCTGATAGGCTGGTTCCTTGACTGTTGTTGCCTTTGGAGTTTTACTCCCTGCCAAACTTCAGCTTAAGCATTTTATGGGACATTGTCATTGACTTCTCAATGTAGCTGAAGCAGACACTACTATTCTCCCCAATTTAGAGATGATGAATCTGAGTACAAAAGTTTGTGATCTACTCTGAGTCTTTGTCTTAAGTGAAAGACCCAGAACACTACCCTGACTTTGGCATGTTTAATCTCATGCTCTTTTCAACATAAATATAGCAGGCTCCTGCTGCCTATGCCTAGAGGAGTACttgaaattaaaaagggaaaacagaagaCTGAGGTGAAGTTGTCCTCAAGCATTTAAAAACCTAtcacataattaaaaagaaaaaaaaaaacagagaaaaactatACCAGTGGGAGGAAACTACATGGGGGAGGAGCAGATTCTGGCTCAACCCAGGGTAGAAATTTCTAACAATTAGAGCTTCAGTGAAGAAATAAGATACCTAGTTAAAAAGCAAGCCCAGGGAGTTCAGCAGCCTAATTACTCCTTGTCAaagatattataataataatcatacctttacctttttaaagaatttgccATTTACAGAGCACTTCTCTGAATATCCTATTATTTTGCATTTAGCCTAGGTTGACCAATTATCCCAGTTTGCCCAGGATCAAAGGGTTGCCTGGGACATGGGAATTTCAGTGTTGAAACCAGGAAAGTCCCTGGCAAACTGGGAAAGGTTGGTCACCCTGGTTCAGCCATCTCAGCATCACTGTGAGGCACTGAGGCTAGATATTATCTCCATGTGATGCAGTGTTTCTTAAAGTCCAGCAGcgtcagcatcacctgggagtttATAACTAAGGCAAATTCTTAGTCTCCCCCGAAAGACCTGCAGAATCAGAACCGGTGGGGGTAGGCCTAGTGATCTTTATTTTAACAAGccttcaggtgattctgatgctcTCTAGAGAGACTCTGATTTAAGCAAAATACGGAAGGGATTTCTGAACAATGGGGAGATTGAGTTGAATGGCCtctaaattttccatttatatctAAGACTCTGAATTCTAGGCCCCTGGGAAAAGGGCAGATATCACCTGCCTGCACTTCACATCCTAACACTCAGTCATACCAAGTAGCTTCAAAGTCCATGTATGTGCTCTGGTGATAGCGCCACTTGCAGTACACTTGGGTGGCAAAGCATCTGTCTTTCACCTCAGGAAGGGTGGTGAACTGGTCTTTCAGGAATCCTTCAAATCCAGACTGGGTTGTTTTCAAGATCTTGAGGTCTTTGATTCCAGAATGAATGACTGGAGACCCTATTTCAAATAGAGAGGTAAGAGAAGATGAAGTCATAAACAGAACATTGCCTTCTTACTGACATCTAGCACCGTGGACCCGGGCCAGTAAAATGTGGCACACTGTGTTTGCACAAAGAACTACATCTTCTGCTCATGTTTTCTGTCTTCCTGTCTCCTCAAATTGATAAGGTTGTTATGCTTTTCCTTATATCCGGATTCCATGAATCCCTGCTTCTCCTGctttaagaaaactgaaagtcTGAGAATAAACCCTCATATGGTGTTGAAAGCCACAGAAATAATTCTCAGCTATACACAAGGTGCTAGATGTCAGTAAGAAGGCAATGTTCTGTTTATGACTTCATCTTCTCTTACCTCTCTATTTGAAATAGGATCTCCAGTCATTCATTCCAGAATCAAAGACCTCAAATTATAAGTTTTAAGCTCCATCTCATTTGATGAAAAATCAtgctgaaataaattaataagctCCTCAGGAGCAGATCTTCTCTCTAGTACTGTAACCCCTTTATGGGGAGGAGGGTAGCCCTCATGTTGACTATCTACAGTGGCTGGTGACTTGGAACACCACTAGATCCTGGTGACGTTTCAGTACCCCTGTGGTTATTAGCTCAACAAATCCAGACAACTTCATGAATGGGTAGCAGCGTGGGCCTGGCTGAGCCTAAATTTAAACTGGGAAGATGAGGCTGTGATTCACAGGCATGGATCTGCCTAAATTGTATCCAcatagactttttatttatttatttatttatttatttggatgatGGAGAAGACTTTACTTTTTTGGCTGAGGTTTGTTCATGGGTACCTTGGGGAGACAGGGGAGAGTTGAAAAAATGGAGGGGATGGTATGGCTCCCCCATCTTAACTGTCCTCTCATAAGGTGATTGGGCAGGTAGAGGGGTAACAGGCATAATCCAAGGAAACCCTTTACTTGTGTGCCAAGAAGTTACAGCTCAGGGCCCAGGTGACAGGTGGGACACAGAATTAGGGAGAGGAgtgttccctttctctttctatatGGAACCCACAAAAGCTCCAGCAGTTTTATTGGAGCCTGAAGAGAACAGGGCAGAGCTAGAGAGGTAGCAGTTGACCCAATGGGTGCAAACTTCTTCCTCAGCACACATGAGACAAACAGCCCTTTGATGCTGCCAGAAGGTGAGAGAGTTTGCCTGCACAAGTCTAGCAGTTTAACAGTGGGGAAGCCATAAGACTAGGACGTTCTTAAGCATCCATTGGTTCATATCACCTTTGTGGATTTAATCACTGCAGTTCCCCAAGGAGGTGTGGGTTTCAGAGATAGGTAAACAATgacatattttgatatttttagtgCTATATGGGTGCACCTACCAGAAGGCACAATGACCAGAAATTAGTGGTAGATCTGATGATTAAATATGTTCTGATTAAATAAACTGTTCTGTGCAGAGTGTTCCAGGATAATGTGGTATAACATAAAATGATAAGCGTTTCACTTTCTGAAGTTCTCATTGGGAGCTACATCTGAAGAAAGATCAAGAGAAGGATAGCAATGCTTCAACACTTTCAGTTGGCTGGGTTTATCAGACCTAAATGTGTAATGACATGGTCCCCACAGAATGCGTATTTTAAATGCGTTGAGTCTAAATATCAAACCCAAGAGAACTGAAGAAGTCATCAATAgttatttgttcaataaatgagTGTAGCAAGATTGATGCATGTCAAGAAATAAGAGTTTCACAGCTTAGTCTTTTTCTCTTCTAGACAGTTTACTTCCCTCAATTTTTCCCTGTTTCTCTTCCTGATTCCTTTCAACTCTCACACACCATGtggaaaggggagaggagaggaggatcAATATTGGCTGAAAATGTCCTGTCTGTAGTTATCATGCCTTTGGCTGTTGCCTTTTTCAGTCTTTATCTTACTTAATCCTCAGAAGTTTAGAAAGTAGGTATTTTTATGCAGGTGATTTTTATTCATCTGCCCATAGTCACATGGCTAGAAGCTGGCAGAGGTGGAGTTTaaattcagcaccacatatgagaTTCCATGCTTTTCTGCCCCCTTTTTATATCACTCTCCATCTGTGCAATGTTTTCTCTTCCCTTTAACTCTTTTTCCCCATTTCTGTACTGTAAGAGGCCTTTCCAAGAGATGAAAAGGTGGCTGCCTCTCATTTTCCTGTATTCTTTGAGGGCCTCTGGTCCCAGCCTGAAAATACAATTTTTGTTGATCTGAAATGGAGATTGAAGCATCAGTTTTAGAAATGGCTTCTATCTTGGAAATGCTCTTATTCCTTAAAAATTTCtgtcttcagggctggggatatagctcagtaagcAGGGTGCTtgtctcgcatgcacaaggccctggattcaattcccagcaccacaaaataataataataataataataataataataataataataataatttgtctttagcatttgtaaataaatagaatgtacCTCTAGTAGTAAAtcctcctagaaaaaaaaatcctataggaATAAAACATAGGTTTGCAATTGAGAGTGGAGTTAAAACAAGTAGTAGAAACCATGGGATGGGGATAAAAAGGTGAACAATAACCAAAGACAATCTTAACCTGCATCATCTTTTCCAATATAGATGGCCTTGATTGTCTGCATCTGGTAATCCAATTAGACTTTGGCTTGTCCAGTGGGCTTATTCATAGAAGGATTCCTGAATGCAGCATTGCAAAGTGGTTGTGGATTCTGCAGCTTTGGGACTCAGATTTCCCTAAATTCAAATCTCAGTTTTTTCCTGGTTCTTCAACCTCCCATTTTATGAGCACTATAACCTTGAAGAAATTACCTAACCTCTTTCTACCTtatttttctcacctgtaaaatggagatgacaaTCATACCTGTTCCCTGGAGTCGATACAATGCATATGAAGGGCTTAATAGATAGCTGCATATAGAAGGTACTCTGTAAGTCATTGCGGTGATTTTGCCAAAACTGACTTTTTCTTACTGACTTCAACCAACTGTAAATGTTTCCCATGCTTTTCAAAAGCCTCACTGGGTTCTGAAAACTACTTCTCCTGTGCCATCCAGTCCACTGCCAGCCCTGAGATGAGATTTATTGATATCAGAGGAGTGTCAGTCTCCCTAGGCCACTTTAAAACGATCTACTGTTTTTTCACTGGAGTCTGAAAATGGAGAAAACGGTTGCATTTGTAGTGTGTTTTGGCAACAGTTTCCCACAGCATAAAATATCTCATGTTCCCCCAAACAATTAACTGTTGCCACAAGTTTTGGCAGAGCACAAACCATCTCCTCTGGTGCTCCCATCGTttcatgaacaacaacaacaaaaaactattctcttcaaagttaaaagaattttttttcttggcacaCATTAGACACACTGGATGAAATCAGAGAGCTTATTTTATCTCCTCTGTTTGGCAGTGCCCCAGCTTCCAAAACACTGGTAGGGACCTGAGGCTTTCAAATTCATGGGGCCATCAACTAAAAATATGATGCCTCACACGCACTCCAAGAGATTCCAATTTAGACTAACAAGAAGTAATCCAACCAAGAAGACTGTCCTTTTCTAGGTTACTTCCTGTGAAACCACTTAATCAGCTCTTCTGTCCTCCTTTCTGCCATGGTTATGGAGTAATGCGAAAGGaagatttttcacattttactttgCTAGAACATAATCTTTTCTAGCTCTTAGTGTCCTCCTACACACTTAACAGACTGCAGTTTATCTCTTAGAGAAGCATACATCTACCCTTTAGCTCTCTAAGGGAAAGAACTCACAgcaaattaatagaaaataagcCCAATCCTTTACCTACGCATCAGGTGTCACAAAGCACAAAGCTTTACtgagccaagaaagaaaaaaaaaaaaaaactgtcatgaAGAGGATAATTGCTTCCACATTTAACACCTCCAAAAAGGACACAAATAGCTAAAAGgaggatattttaaaactatataaatcaTTCTACTAGAATATTTCAAACTTGTAAAGTgctagaaaaaaaggaagatcaATTAAATTGCATTTGCCTTTGAGAGTCCATTTAGCTCATGCAACGTGCATGAAAGCCCCTTCCCTGTGACTCTGTATGGGGAGGGATGACATCACCTGGACAGGAGGAAGTCAGGCTTTGgtacaactaagaaataattaAGGCAATTGTAAGACCTTGGTCTGCCAAGAACTTTTCTCATGGAGAAACTGAAGACCTTGCATCTTGATACCAGAAGGACATCAATAGGCTCCTTGGCAGAGTCCATCTCCACCCTggttctcccctccccacctgtcAAGCTTGTCACCTCTTAAATCTGTTCTCCTCCTGGACTTTGATTTCATCAGCCCCCTGCCATAACACCACCCCTTCACATCAATTAACCGTgtgttgctatttttttcttttttcttttttttttttacattcttttgttTCTCCTTACACATTGTGTGTTGCCACAGGTTGTGTACCTAGAATTAGAATTGCAGGGTTATAGGATATGTACGTATTCAACTTCGATGCTGTCATTGTCACCAAAGTGTTTGATGGAATTTGCATTCCTACCCACAAGGtatgagaatttctttttttttatttcttttttttattggttgttcacatcattacaaagctcttgacatatcatatttcatacattagattgaagtgggttatgaactcccaattttaccccaaatgcagattgcagaatcacgtgattttttttctttactactaGAAGACGGTATCTCTTACTTGAGATCCCTACTCCATCTTCCATTTCTCTATTTAGCTATGCTTTAGctgaatttttataattagtGTCAGAATAGGAGAAATGTGATGCATAAAGAATTATGAATTCTAAGACAAACAGTGCAGAGGTTTCAGGCTGATTAAGTTCATTAGTGACTCAACCACCCCAGTGATGTCAAAGCTCAGCTAAGCTTGTAGTTCCAACAGAGACACTGCGAGAAAGTCGAAGATCCAGATTCTGTTACACCTCACCCAACAGATTGCATCACATCTGCAGAGCCCAGCTCCCCTCTCAAGATTGGGAAAGTCACCAACCCAAGAGCAGCCCTCAGCTGTTCAggtcaacaaatttctttctctcatcaAGAGTTACTCAATGAACCAGAAGACTTTGGAATACCTAAAAATACAGCTCAATGACATGGCTTTCAAGATTCCCTAGGAGGAAATCATGTAATGAGAGGCTTAGAGCAATTCCCAAGGCCTAAAATGGCACCAGAGACTCAGTAGGCTTTCTACAACTATTTGATCGTTGATAGATAGCAGTGAACCCCTTCTATCAGAAGAAGCCCAGTGACATATCctgctgggaaaaaaaatctcttttgggAGTTGAATCGTGGAATGAGTGActaagtgtgtgtgtttgagggGGAAGAATTCTCATGATCTAGTCAGCCCCCCATAAAAGACAATACTCAGGTTTGTAACAGCAGCCTTCACAATTGgagttgatgtgtgtgtgtgtttaagatgatgattattttcttctattaaacccACACAACAGCATTTCTTATGACAATGCTTATAATATTGACTCATGGTCACAATTCCTGCAGTTTTAGCTCTTAGATAATAAGCAAATTAAGAATTAAACTTGGCtatcaaaaaaaatatatccctACTCTCCAAAGAGGGACGTGTACAAACATTTTCCTTGTATCACAACCCCGGaagacacacacattcacatacttGTGCACACATGTACCTGTGTATACTTAGGGCAAAAGATGCCTCCTCCATACCCTGATCCCTGCCAGCCCTACATGACCTCAGAGGAGGGCCAGGCTCTAGATGATTCAATCTGGAGCCTTTGGGAACAAGGCTATAGTGACCCCAGTCCCCAGAAGCTCTATAGCTTtctgcaggaagaaaagatttaaCCTGATGGCCCTGGTTAGGTTTTCCATTCTACAGTAGCTAAGTTATTAGAATTCAGGGGGATAATAATTCCAAgtaattctggggaaaaaaaaagctttttttttttaatggtcaacAGATCATTGGCCAGTTCACTTCGACTTTTTTTGTAAAAGTCACCAATGATGTCTATTTGCTAATAGCAGAGTTTTTTAGATTGTTTGGGTCTTCTTTTAACTTCTTAACTTCCAAACTTCTTAACCCTCCTGTGGCAGAGACATAattgtttcctcttcttcctgggcACAATAGACTGCATTTTGCTGCCTCTCTTGCAATCTGAGTGATTATGTGACCTTGACCCTCCCCGGTAAAAGTGCTCTGTGCCACTGTGTCATTTCCGGCCTGGTGCTGATGCTGGAGAGGCATTgccccttcctttttctcctccaacACCTCTCCCTCCCCTAGTTGCCTGGCATAGGAATCAACTCCCAAGTAACCCCAAAAAGTAAAGACTAAAAATATAAAGTTGTCCTTAGCCTGGATTTCTGAATAACTTCATGGAGCAGAGCTCCCACAAAGGAACACTGAACTTGACTTATACAAAAAAGAAGCTTCTTGTGATGAGCTATTACATACAGACCAATATGTTATGCCTTCTGTCCCTGAtttcttgaattatattttttttcttctgctttcatgACATCATTGCCCCATACCTCCTCTCTGAccattctcctgtctcactctTTGAATGGCCCATCCTTCACCTAAGGAATTTCTGCCAGGCCCTCATCTTTCCTCTTCTCACCTAATGTGCTTTTCTGGAAAAGTCTCTTTTCCTAAGTTTGATCTCTCAGTGTGCTGATGGTCCCCAAATATTTCTCTATCTCATACTCTGAAACTCACCACCCTCCCCCATAAACATCCTCCTCGTCTATATCATTAGTTGATTCCTCAGCCCTCCCCCTTTGGGGGCTTCTttatttcctccttccctccaacCTCCCAGCCCTACCCAAACACTGAGACCCACTGGTTACCACTGCACACGTCTTCACAGGATGCCCACAGCAACCTCTGAATCTTTCCGTCTCTACTTCTACTGCCTTCGTTCAGACCCCATCACATCTTCATCTCTCCAAATGTCTCACTGCTACCTCCTTCTCCGGCAGCCTTGTTCACCAGAACTTGGTCAGAGTTACTGAACAAAAGCACAGACATGCACGCACCGTCACTCACTCATCTGACCCTTAAAGATTCCTGTGGTTCTCCGTTGTCATACTAAGCAATAATTATGGCTACTATCTAAGCAGAGCTTCCTGTGGGCCAGGCACTGTACTAAGTGctctaataaaattaataaaattaatttaatacttGTCTCATTCATTTCTCTGGACAATTATAGATTAGCCACTGGCATCCACATGTTGCAAATAAAAACTCACTTAAATTGTATAACTCACTTGTTCCTGACCACAAAATTATTAGCTAGTAGAGCTCAGAGAATTCATCCTGCCCCCAAGATCTCTGGGCTTAACCACTGTGGGGGGAAAATGCCCTGGACTTACACTAAACTTGTTAATACAGCCCATAAAGCCCTTCAGAGTCCAATCTGGGCCAACTTCTTCATCCTCATCTCCACCTCTTCCATTCTAGGAACCAGACCCACTGAACCTGTTCCTGTTCCTCAAATGTTTTGTCTTTTCAACAATCAAATATTTGCCTAACACCCTGCTCTGCCTAAGGCTGGTGCTcaaaacatttcaattttcttcttctactccTCTTTGTGAATCCTACCTGTATATGTCCCATTTCTTCTCCCTATATGCCCCTTTCTCCATGCCCAGCatgttctgaattatttttcaaaagtcatttGGAATATTTCCTCTCCCTTGTCAGACTTCCCGGCTTTCCCGGGCAGAGTTACTTTCTTGTGCTTTTTGTTCCCTTACCATTCCTTCAATCCCTAGGTTGTGGTGTTTAGTCCCTCATATTGCAGTGAATCTGTTCATAGATCTGGCTCCCTTCATCTCCTGTAAACTTACAAGGGTCAGGAATAGCATCAGCAATGCTCATCTCTTTATCTACAGTCCCTTGTGCATGTAATATGTGTCTAAAATCTAATGGCTGAATGAATGATATAGGAATGAATGACATAAACTCTTTACataaacatttcataaatttttaaaattttttaatcagCTTTCCTGAAGTCTACTTCTATCCCCtgctgttatttttatataactgaAAATGAAATGAGGACTGTGCTCAGTGTCCTGAACATCTTTGAAAACCAGTTGAGAGATACATTGATCCATaaagtagccactagccacatgtggctattaagCACTTGAAATATGATGAGTATGAGTTAAGATGTgctatacatataaaatatacacaggatttcaaagacttaattgttttgttttgtttttgagactgggtcttagctaagttgcttagggcctcactaactagctgaggctagctttgaacttgtgattttcctacctcagcctcctaagccactgagataacatttaatatttttttaaagaatgtaaaaaatttcacttgttatttttacatttattgcataaagatatttttgatattttgggtcaaatgaaatatatcaacaaatttaatttttctctttttttttgtttttctagtgtgattactagaaaaattttaaattatgtatgttaTTTGAAGTCTATTTCAGTTAGACAGAGCTGGTTCACAGTTTCTGTTTTATGAGGGTAGTCACTGTGGTTTGGGTAGGAAAACACTGGCCTAACAGTCAAGAAaagtttcttctctctcctcctaaggcaagaaagaaggaaggaaagaaggaagataaagaggaagaaaaagaggaggagtaGAAGGTAGGAAGAACAgaagttatttccattttaaccCAACACACAGAGTTATATGATGCAACTTCACAGAggataaaaatcatttctttcaaCTTAATACAGCTGTTTAATCTTTCATGTAACCATAACTAAACACTGAGAAGGCCCTACCTATATCTAGACTTTGAAttgtgttaaaaatattaaatgatagcTAGTATACCAGAACTTTCTAAAAGGGGTATTTTCCAATACAACTCAGAATGAAAAGAGACCTTTCATTTTATTGACCTTATAGTATTTCAGACATCTCTCAGATGCCATCTCAAATTCATACTGAAGATGGCTAGAGAAGAATGATATCAGAGACATagacaaaaaggaaagagaatttcagaaaaaatGTTCAGAGCCTATGCTATGAATTTATGATGATCATTGAAGCTTACTTTTTAAATTGGGATAGAGATATTTCTTCCATCTTTGGCTCCATGGTTTTAGAAGTCGTCTTGTCTAAATCATAGTGGATTATTTAACTCTGCTCTGACATCCTCAAAAAATTATTGGAATATGGATTTGGGGATTTTAATATTTGCTCCACTTAATTATCAGTACTCATTAGGTCTGTATTGTAATAATGTTCTaccattaatttataaatttcttgGTAACTAGAATTATATAatggttattgttttttaaataagattcatTATTATCAACAGTTTATTATACAAATAAAGTGTCAAGAAAACTTAACAGTTATTTAGTAATTATTTCCTATAGAAATTACTGTAATTATAGCATGATATGGTTCAAAAAAATATTGATGAGAAAATTCAGAGATTTGGGTTTTTGTCAGTTTGggccccccccccacctcaccTCAAAATTGGATAACGAAAATCATCTGTCTCACTCAACCTCCAGATTGTGTTACAAAATTAATTGTTccacttttatattttcaagCAAAAGTAGATAATTCTTTAATGTAATCCAAAGTCACAATGTTCATTCCCATTTcagatttaaaattcttaaatgttcTCTACAGCTTTTATACATGTTAATAAACAGAATTGTTTAGACGAccaaaaataatatgctattgccttcacagaattaaaacagaaaaaaatggtttcttaCCGTTCCTCATCTGTTCAACCTCACAGAAGTGTGTTCCAGTGGGAGTgtgaataaatgcatgaatatGTTTAACTCCATTCTGAAAATTAGGGAAAATTTtggtttcaataaaattttagcatATATAACAAAGCCAATCTCTTTAATTAAATCAGGACCATAAATGACTGAGATAACCTTTTCAAAACGTTTCCAAGGGATCTCTTCCACGTAGACATGAGCTCGGAGGACATggttaaaagaagaaaggaaatgctcACAGATATTCAAAGCAAAGTTTTCTATGGTTTTGAtctgtaaaaagaaacaaaatgctaGTGATCACAAATACTTTccccatttaaaaacattttaaaaaatactcattgAGCTCTATCCTGGTCAGTTGCtttatagaataaaagaaaaagaattagaaagacAAACTGATCCCTATACCAAGTTCTCACTGAAGCTCCCAAGTGTTCATAGATTACCATCCCCAGCTGAGAGTCCAAcctgttttttaaagaaacctgTCTTTCAGGAGAGGACATAGCAGTGGATGAGCAAAAAGGTACTTGTCATTCAGATTTTTCTCATAGTAAACTCAATTATCACCTACACCAATCACAGCACCCTCCATAACACTGCAACTGGGTCTGCTGGTTCCCCATGGAAAAATATCAATGAAGAAATATCTCACCTGCTTTGCCTTGAAAATGGGTCTTCTGTTGATAATCCCCAGCTTTGCCCTCCCAGAAATCTGTTCACCATGTTCTCACAAATTCTCTATATTAATCtccaaacaatattttaaagtgcTAGTATGGTCTGTGAATTACTAATAGCTTTATATATAATTAAGGTTGTCTATTTGAAGGTTTCCCCAACATAATCCTGTTTTGTATT
This genomic interval from Urocitellus parryii isolate mUroPar1 chromosome 11, mUroPar1.hap1, whole genome shotgun sequence contains the following:
- the LOC113194887 gene encoding uricase isoform X2 → MTHYHNDSKENDEVEFVRTGYGKDMVKVLHIQRDGKYHSIKEVVTSVQLTLSSKKDYLYGDNSDIIPTDTIKNTVHVMAKFKGIKTIENFALNICEHFLSSFNHVLRAHVYVEEIPWKRFEKNGVKHIHAFIHTPTGTHFCEVEQMRNGSPVIHSGIKDLKILKTTQSGFEGFLKDQFTTLPEVKDRCFATQVYCKWRYHQSTYMDFEATWDTVRDIILEKFSGPYDKGEYSPSVQKTLYDIQVLTLSRIPEIEDMEISLPNIHYFNIDMTKMGLINKEEVSV
- the LOC113194887 gene encoding uricase isoform X1, with product MTHYHNDSKENDEVEFVRTGYGKDMVKVLHIQRDGKYHSIKEVVTSVQLTLSSKKDYLYGDNSDIIPTDTIKNTVHVMAKFKGIKTIENFALNICEHFLSSFNHVLRAHVYVEEIPWKRFEKNGVKHIHAFIHTPTGTHFCEVEQMRNGSPVIHSGIKDLKILKTTQSGFEGFLKDQFTTLPEVKDRCFATQVYCKWRYHQSTYMDFEATWDTVRDIILEKFSGPYDKGEYSPSVQKTLYDIQVLTLSRIPEIEDMEISLPNIHYFNIDMTKMGLINKEEVLLPLDNPYGKITGTVKRKLSSRL